A stretch of the Flavobacterium aquiphilum genome encodes the following:
- a CDS encoding PIG-L family deacetylase, producing MRKLFLKFFLVLILSIPTTYAQKPQKPSSAEIYNQIQKLNFLGTVLYIAAHPDDENTRLISYLANNIHAETGYLSLTRGDGGQNLIGPQLRELLGVIRTQELLEARKIDGGEQFFSRANDFGFSKNPDETLRIWDKEKVLADLVWTIRKFQPDVIINRFDHRSPGTTHGHHTSSAMLSVEGFGLANNSASFPEQLQYVQPWQPKRVFFNPSWWFYGSKEKFDAADKTKMLAIQTGVYYPTLGKSNQEIAALSRSSHKSQGFGSTGSRGEETEYLELLKGEPLINKSSLFEGIDTSWNRVKGGKSIGELITTIVNQYDFKNPSASIPNLIKAYAMIQALEENHWKKIKSEEIKKIIADCTGLYLEAVSNSQEATPGSVLKLNLEAINRSAIPMQLVSVTTLPEQKNTVLNTDLRDNIAQNKTIDLQLPQSINYTEPYWLREPGTVGLYTVKEQQNIGIPDIIRETKVVFNVKINDIEIPFERTVVYKYNDDVKGEMYNFLDIVPVVTTTIQDKVLLFTNTKSKYLGVTVKAGKNDIKGNLKLDLPKSWKVSPSSISFQLDKKGMEQTFYFEVTPPTQMSETVGKSIAAVDGITYDKEKIDINYDHITKQQVLKTSEVKCIRFDLKTNEEKIAYIMGAGDEVPKSLAQMGYKVTLVKAEDITPEKLESFDVVMTGIRAYNTVQALANKQNILFDFVKGGKTMIVQYNTAGDLVTTNIAPYPLKISSDRVTDENAEVRFLAPNHPALNYPNTITQDDFKGWKQEQGLYYPKDFDKAFTPILSSNDKGESAKEGALLIAPYGKGNYIYTGLSLFRELPEGVPGAYKLLSNMISLKSSETIPNQKLKP from the coding sequence ATGCGAAAGCTTTTTTTAAAATTCTTTTTAGTATTAATCCTTTCTATCCCGACAACATACGCTCAAAAGCCCCAAAAACCAAGTTCTGCCGAAATTTACAATCAAATACAAAAACTTAATTTTCTGGGAACCGTACTCTATATTGCAGCACATCCCGATGATGAAAATACCCGTTTAATTTCATATTTAGCCAATAATATACATGCCGAAACAGGTTATTTGTCTTTAACCAGAGGAGATGGAGGTCAAAACTTAATTGGTCCACAATTAAGGGAATTACTTGGCGTAATAAGAACACAAGAACTTTTGGAAGCACGTAAAATTGACGGTGGAGAACAATTTTTTTCAAGAGCAAACGATTTTGGTTTTTCTAAGAATCCGGATGAAACATTACGGATATGGGACAAAGAAAAAGTGCTTGCAGACTTAGTTTGGACTATCCGAAAATTTCAACCCGATGTCATCATCAACCGCTTTGACCATCGTTCGCCCGGGACAACACATGGGCATCACACATCATCAGCCATGCTAAGTGTGGAAGGATTTGGTTTAGCCAATAATTCTGCCTCTTTTCCTGAGCAATTACAATACGTACAGCCTTGGCAGCCCAAACGTGTATTTTTTAACCCTTCATGGTGGTTTTATGGAAGTAAAGAAAAATTTGATGCCGCCGACAAAACTAAAATGTTGGCAATTCAAACAGGTGTTTATTACCCAACTTTAGGAAAATCAAATCAGGAAATAGCCGCATTAAGCCGCAGTAGTCATAAATCACAAGGATTTGGCAGCACGGGATCCCGAGGTGAAGAAACAGAATATTTGGAACTTCTAAAAGGTGAACCACTAATAAACAAATCATCTCTTTTTGAAGGAATCGACACTAGCTGGAATCGTGTAAAAGGAGGAAAATCAATAGGTGAACTTATTACCACTATTGTCAATCAATACGATTTCAAAAATCCATCTGCCAGTATTCCGAACTTGATTAAAGCTTACGCAATGATTCAAGCCTTAGAGGAAAATCATTGGAAAAAAATAAAATCGGAAGAAATAAAAAAAATCATTGCTGATTGTACCGGTTTATATCTGGAAGCTGTTTCAAACTCTCAGGAAGCAACTCCCGGCAGTGTACTAAAACTTAATTTGGAAGCAATAAACCGAAGCGCAATTCCTATGCAGTTGGTTAGTGTAACAACACTGCCTGAACAAAAAAATACGGTTCTAAACACCGATTTAAGAGACAACATAGCACAAAACAAAACTATCGATTTACAATTGCCACAATCGATAAACTATACCGAACCTTATTGGCTAAGAGAGCCAGGAACAGTAGGACTATACACGGTAAAAGAACAACAAAACATTGGAATTCCGGATATTATTCGCGAAACCAAAGTCGTTTTCAATGTAAAAATCAATGATATCGAAATTCCATTTGAAAGAACTGTCGTTTATAAATACAACGATGATGTAAAAGGCGAAATGTATAATTTTCTTGACATTGTTCCAGTTGTAACCACAACGATTCAGGACAAAGTATTACTTTTTACCAATACAAAATCGAAATACCTTGGTGTAACTGTAAAAGCTGGAAAAAATGATATCAAAGGAAATTTAAAGCTTGATTTACCTAAGAGTTGGAAAGTTTCTCCTTCCTCAATTTCTTTTCAATTGGATAAAAAAGGAATGGAACAAACCTTCTATTTTGAGGTAACTCCGCCTACGCAAATGAGTGAAACCGTTGGTAAAAGTATCGCAGCCGTTGACGGTATTACTTATGATAAAGAAAAAATTGACATCAATTACGACCATATCACAAAACAGCAGGTTTTAAAAACTTCGGAAGTAAAATGCATTCGATTTGATTTGAAAACCAACGAGGAAAAAATCGCTTATATCATGGGTGCCGGTGATGAAGTCCCAAAAAGTTTGGCTCAAATGGGTTACAAAGTGACTCTGGTAAAAGCAGAAGATATTACTCCAGAAAAGCTCGAATCTTTCGACGTTGTAATGACGGGTATTCGAGCTTACAACACTGTTCAGGCATTGGCAAACAAACAGAATATTTTGTTTGATTTTGTAAAAGGCGGAAAAACAATGATTGTACAATACAATACGGCAGGTGATTTGGTCACAACAAATATTGCTCCGTATCCACTGAAAATTTCCAGCGACAGGGTAACCGACGAAAACGCCGAAGTTCGTTTCCTTGCTCCGAATCATCCTGCGTTGAATTATCCAAACACAATTACCCAAGATGATTTCAAAGGTTGGAAACAGGAACAAGGATTGTATTATCCAAAGGATTTTGACAAAGCCTTCACTCCTATCCTATCTTCAAACGATAAAGGTGAAAGCGCGAAAGAAGGTGCTTTGTTGATTGCCCCTTACGGAAAAGGGAATTATATTTACACAGGACTTAGCCTCTTTAGAGAATTGCCTGAAGGTGTTCCGGGAGCCTATAAATTGTTATCCAATATGATTTCGTTGAAATCTTCTGAAACTATTCCTAATCAAAAATTAAAACCTTAA
- the ccsA gene encoding cytochrome c biogenesis protein — protein sequence MDKKIFSVLFSTRLMAILFLTFAIAMGTGTFIESKYNTDTARILVYNTWWFEAIMGVFVINFIGNIKRYQLFKKEKWVTLVLHLSFIFIIAGAFITRYISFEGMMPIREGATENQFYSDKTFLTLFVDGEYKGEMRRRVFEKQLLLSPVTDNDFKMTGDFAGTPFEVHYKNFIMGAKEYVKPDPKGSLYFKLVEAGAGGREEHFLKSGEVQNIHNVLFALNKFTEGAININTTGSSYTVQMPFEGNFMRMADKLQGKVEKDIVQPLMMRSLYSIGDIRFVFPEPAVKGVIDYESSNNFKEKNHEDALTVMLSANGKEEVVTLIGSKGKVGDSKTVKIGEHEYTFFYGSKAYILPFKIRLNDFIAQKYPGTEKSYSSFESQVTVQDSVKPFDTRIYMNHVLDHEGYRFFQSSFDPDEKGTVLSVNHDFWGTNITYLGYYLLFFSMIALLFTKHSRFGDLKRKLDVVKEKKAKLLTILVLLFSLSGFAQEHNHEHDHSTEKGAESHEENTGHVRIKPTQAQLDSVLTAYTVTPEHAAKFGRLIIQDAGGRMKPINTFSSELLRKVSHSDTYKGMNSDQVFLSMTQSAQLWIEIPLIYIKPGNDSIRKIIGIDPKDKFAPFIAFFDEKGNYKLSPYLDDAYKAGNPNQFEKDFVETDKKVNLMESALSGSILKIFPIPNDPGNKWISYLELEHAGMKGMDSTYTKSILPLYFGTLSHAIESKNYKTADQLLESIDGFQKKFGSKVRPSEEKIDLEIAYNKYDLLQKLPYAYLLAAVLMLIFTIIKIFKESKVLNVLINSMHIFIAILFVLHTITLCARWYISGHAPWSNAYEAIVYVAWATMFFGLAFDIKSKLTVASAAFVTAMILTAAYANWIDPEIANLQPVLNSYWLMIHVAVIVASYGPFALGMILGFVSLVLIFCTNEKNRDKMDLNIKEITYINEMALTIGLIMLTIGNFLGGQWANESWGRYWGWDPKETWALISIMVYAFVIHARFVPSLRGTWTFNLMSMFGFVSILFTYYGVNFHLVGLHSYASGEAHSLSWIYYSLGTISLIGAVTYPKYRKYYKK from the coding sequence ATGGATAAAAAAATATTCTCTGTCCTATTTTCTACCCGATTAATGGCAATATTATTCCTGACTTTTGCAATAGCAATGGGAACAGGGACTTTTATCGAAAGTAAATACAATACTGATACAGCTAGGATTTTAGTGTACAATACTTGGTGGTTTGAGGCTATAATGGGTGTTTTTGTGATTAATTTCATTGGAAATATCAAGCGCTATCAGTTGTTCAAAAAAGAAAAATGGGTGACTTTGGTACTTCATTTGTCTTTCATTTTTATCATCGCCGGAGCTTTTATTACCCGATATATCAGTTTTGAGGGAATGATGCCCATTCGCGAAGGCGCAACCGAAAATCAATTTTATTCAGATAAAACATTCCTAACACTTTTTGTTGACGGCGAATATAAAGGAGAAATGAGACGCAGAGTTTTTGAAAAACAGCTGTTGCTGTCTCCGGTTACGGATAATGATTTTAAAATGACAGGCGATTTTGCAGGAACCCCATTTGAAGTGCACTATAAAAATTTTATTATGGGGGCCAAAGAATATGTAAAACCAGATCCAAAGGGAAGTTTGTATTTTAAATTGGTCGAGGCTGGTGCTGGTGGTCGTGAAGAACATTTCCTGAAATCGGGAGAAGTTCAAAACATTCACAATGTTCTTTTTGCTTTGAATAAATTTACTGAGGGCGCAATTAATATCAATACGACCGGAAGTAGTTACACTGTTCAAATGCCTTTTGAAGGGAATTTTATGAGAATGGCTGATAAACTTCAAGGAAAAGTGGAGAAAGACATTGTTCAGCCTTTGATGATGCGTTCTTTATATAGTATTGGAGATATTCGTTTTGTTTTCCCGGAACCAGCCGTTAAGGGAGTAATCGATTATGAAAGCAGTAACAATTTTAAGGAAAAGAATCATGAAGATGCTTTAACTGTTATGCTTTCAGCGAATGGAAAAGAAGAAGTTGTAACTTTAATTGGTTCCAAAGGAAAAGTTGGGGATTCTAAAACGGTTAAAATAGGGGAGCATGAATATACTTTCTTCTACGGAAGCAAAGCTTATATTTTACCTTTCAAGATTAGATTGAATGATTTTATTGCTCAAAAATATCCTGGAACAGAAAAGAGTTATTCTTCATTCGAAAGTCAGGTGACGGTTCAGGATTCTGTAAAACCTTTCGATACCCGCATTTATATGAATCACGTGTTGGATCACGAAGGTTATCGTTTTTTCCAATCTTCATTTGATCCGGACGAAAAAGGAACGGTATTGTCTGTAAATCACGATTTTTGGGGAACGAATATTACTTATTTAGGATATTATTTATTGTTTTTTAGTATGATAGCGCTGCTTTTTACAAAACATTCTCGATTTGGTGATTTGAAAAGAAAATTGGATGTGGTAAAAGAAAAGAAAGCAAAATTATTGACGATTTTGGTTCTGTTATTTAGTTTGAGTGGTTTTGCACAAGAACATAATCACGAACACGATCATTCAACTGAAAAGGGAGCGGAGTCTCACGAAGAAAATACAGGACATGTAAGGATAAAACCTACACAAGCGCAATTGGATTCCGTATTGACGGCTTATACGGTTACACCGGAGCATGCCGCCAAGTTTGGACGATTGATAATTCAGGATGCTGGTGGAAGGATGAAACCAATTAACACCTTTTCATCAGAATTATTAAGAAAAGTGAGTCATTCCGATACTTATAAAGGAATGAATTCAGATCAAGTGTTTTTGTCGATGACCCAAAGCGCACAATTGTGGATTGAAATTCCGTTGATTTATATTAAACCCGGAAACGACAGTATTCGTAAGATTATCGGAATAGATCCAAAAGATAAATTTGCTCCGTTTATTGCTTTTTTCGACGAAAAAGGAAATTATAAATTATCGCCTTATTTGGATGACGCATATAAAGCAGGAAATCCAAATCAGTTTGAGAAAGATTTCGTAGAAACGGATAAGAAGGTAAACTTAATGGAATCGGCCTTGAGCGGAAGTATTTTGAAAATTTTTCCAATTCCTAATGACCCGGGAAATAAATGGATTTCGTACTTGGAACTGGAACATGCTGGTATGAAAGGGATGGATTCGACTTATACTAAAAGTATTTTACCGCTTTATTTTGGAACACTAAGTCACGCTATTGAATCGAAAAATTATAAAACTGCTGATCAATTATTGGAAAGCATCGATGGTTTTCAAAAGAAATTTGGTAGCAAAGTCAGACCAAGTGAGGAAAAAATTGATCTTGAAATTGCATATAATAAATATGATTTGCTCCAAAAATTACCTTATGCATATTTATTGGCAGCAGTCTTGATGTTGATCTTTACTATCATTAAAATTTTTAAAGAATCTAAAGTTTTGAATGTTCTGATTAATTCAATGCACATTTTTATAGCTATTCTTTTTGTGTTGCATACCATTACATTATGTGCCCGCTGGTATATTTCGGGGCATGCGCCTTGGAGTAATGCTTATGAAGCGATTGTTTATGTAGCTTGGGCGACCATGTTCTTTGGATTGGCGTTTGATATCAAATCAAAATTAACAGTAGCTTCGGCAGCTTTTGTAACAGCAATGATTTTAACAGCAGCCTACGCAAACTGGATTGATCCTGAAATCGCCAATTTACAGCCCGTTCTTAATTCCTATTGGTTAATGATTCACGTAGCAGTTATTGTGGCTAGTTATGGTCCATTTGCTTTAGGAATGATATTAGGTTTTGTGTCACTTGTTTTAATCTTTTGTACCAACGAAAAGAATAGGGATAAAATGGATTTGAACATCAAAGAAATAACGTATATCAACGAGATGGCTTTGACAATCGGATTAATTATGTTGACCATCGGGAACTTTCTTGGCGGGCAATGGGCCAATGAAAGTTGGGGGCGTTACTGGGGATGGGATCCTAAGGAGACCTGGGCATTAATCAGTATTATGGTTTATGCTTTTGTAATACATGCCCGATTCGTACCATCGTTAAGAGGAACATGGACGTTTAACCTGATGAGTATGTTTGGTTTTGTATCCATCTTGTTTACTTATTATGGGGTGAATTTCCATTTGGTAGGATTGCATTCGTATGCTAGTGGTGAAGCACATTCTTTGAGTTGGATATATTATTCATTGGGAACAATTTCATTGATTGGAGCTGTAACGTATCCTAAATATAGAAAATATTATAAGAAGTAA
- a CDS encoding geranylgeranylglycerol-phosphate geranylgeranyltransferase translates to MKYLKLIRYQNLLMIALMQLLFRYGFLNYQNIPLALNDWQYFILVFATVMIAAGGYIINNIFDQATDNINKPYQVVVGKNISETNAYNWYFACTVLGVGAGFYLSNVIERPGFAAIFIIISATLYLYATSLKQMLLIGNFVVASLLAFSVLIIGVFDLLPAINPGNKVVMAELFSILLDYALFAFVINFIREIVKDLEDVNGDYNQGMNTLPILFGIKRTSKLIFILSLIPLVMVIFYIKKYFFEFDLYIATLYALISIVAPLIYFAVKMAEAKNSKDFKHLSTVLKLVILFGLFSITVVTYNILHHA, encoded by the coding sequence ATGAAATACCTTAAACTGATACGTTACCAAAATCTGTTGATGATTGCGCTCATGCAATTGCTATTCAGATATGGTTTTTTGAATTATCAAAATATTCCTTTGGCACTAAATGATTGGCAATACTTTATATTGGTATTTGCAACGGTAATGATTGCCGCTGGTGGTTACATTATCAATAACATTTTTGATCAGGCAACCGACAATATTAACAAACCCTATCAGGTTGTTGTAGGCAAAAATATCTCCGAAACTAATGCATACAACTGGTATTTTGCTTGTACAGTTTTAGGAGTTGGTGCCGGATTCTATTTATCAAACGTAATTGAAAGGCCAGGTTTTGCAGCGATATTTATAATTATATCGGCGACCTTATATCTTTATGCTACAAGCTTAAAGCAAATGTTACTTATAGGAAATTTTGTAGTAGCATCATTATTGGCTTTCAGTGTTCTTATTATTGGCGTTTTTGATCTTTTGCCTGCTATTAATCCCGGAAACAAAGTCGTTATGGCCGAATTATTCTCAATTCTGTTGGATTACGCCTTATTCGCTTTTGTAATTAATTTTATTAGAGAAATAGTTAAAGATTTAGAAGATGTAAATGGAGATTACAATCAAGGAATGAACACATTACCAATTTTATTTGGAATCAAAAGAACATCAAAATTAATATTCATTTTGAGTTTAATTCCGTTGGTTATGGTAATTTTTTACATCAAAAAATATTTTTTTGAATTTGATTTGTACATCGCAACTTTATATGCATTAATCTCTATTGTAGCTCCTTTGATTTACTTTGCGGTAAAAATGGCGGAAGCCAAAAACAGCAAAGATTTCAAACATTTGAGTACTGTTTTGAAGCTGGTTATCCTTTTCGGATTGTTCTCAATCACTGTTGTTACTTATAATATTCTCCACCATGCTTAA
- a CDS encoding alpha/beta hydrolase — translation MQYKEDVLKNGFEQMTMLQNDDYEGKVTATLIRKRNSVASTKAILCIHGFNDYFYQQIIAEEFLKKGYHFYALDLRKYGRSILPNHLANNVRNLQEYYEDIDRALAIIREEGCQKTVLYGHSTGGLIITLYAEDRKGKELFDVLICNSPFYDFNVPSIEKKAGIPLLSIFGKMVPNINLPVGFSKFYGKSLHKDDFGEWDFNLKWKPHVATAINAGWINAIHEGHLRVTNGISLDKPILVLHANKSVYPKEWSDEMFEGDAILNVTDIVEKAKHIESPQKDVIGFDHAMHDLVLSRKPTRDLVFETIFNWLDLYLKD, via the coding sequence ATGCAATACAAAGAAGATGTCTTGAAAAATGGTTTTGAGCAAATGACAATGCTTCAGAACGATGATTATGAAGGAAAAGTGACGGCAACTTTAATTCGAAAAAGAAATTCAGTTGCTTCTACAAAAGCAATTTTATGTATTCATGGATTCAATGATTACTTTTACCAACAAATTATTGCCGAAGAATTTTTGAAGAAAGGCTACCATTTTTATGCTCTTGATTTAAGAAAATATGGCAGGTCTATTTTACCCAATCATTTAGCAAATAATGTTCGGAATTTACAGGAATATTATGAAGATATTGATCGCGCATTAGCAATAATTAGAGAGGAAGGGTGTCAAAAAACGGTTTTGTACGGTCATTCAACCGGAGGGTTAATTATTACGCTGTATGCTGAAGATCGAAAAGGAAAAGAGCTGTTTGATGTTTTAATTTGCAATAGTCCTTTTTATGATTTTAATGTTCCATCCATAGAAAAGAAAGCTGGAATTCCTTTGCTTTCTATTTTTGGAAAAATGGTTCCAAATATTAATTTACCTGTCGGTTTTTCAAAATTTTACGGGAAAAGTCTTCATAAAGATGATTTCGGGGAATGGGATTTTAATTTGAAATGGAAGCCACACGTTGCAACGGCAATCAATGCAGGTTGGATAAATGCTATCCACGAAGGGCATTTGAGAGTTACCAATGGAATTTCGCTCGATAAGCCAATATTGGTTTTGCACGCAAATAAATCAGTGTATCCAAAGGAATGGAGTGATGAAATGTTTGAAGGAGACGCTATTTTGAATGTAACTGATATTGTTGAAAAAGCGAAACATATTGAATCTCCTCAAAAAGATGTTATTGGTTTTGATCACGCTATGCATGATTTGGTCTTATCCAGAAAGCCGACACGAGATTTAGTTTTTGAAACTATATTTAATTGGCTGGATTTATATCTAAAAGATTAA
- a CDS encoding KdsC family phosphatase, whose translation MAKSYKEIMNDITTFIFDVDGVLTDGSVFVTNEGEMLRTMNIKDGYAMKAAVDSGYNVCIISGGSNEGVRVRLRNLGITDIHLGTPDKVKTFKEYTDVNNIKPEQVLYMGDDIPDYYVMQLVGLPTSPQDASPEIKGISTYISHKNGGKGAVRDVIEQVMKVQGKWMESFDGKLD comes from the coding sequence ATGGCAAAAAGCTATAAAGAAATAATGAATGATATTACTACGTTTATTTTTGACGTAGATGGTGTGCTTACTGACGGTTCTGTTTTTGTTACCAATGAAGGAGAAATGCTTCGTACAATGAACATCAAAGATGGCTATGCAATGAAAGCCGCTGTTGACAGCGGTTACAATGTATGCATCATTTCTGGAGGAAGTAACGAAGGGGTACGTGTAAGACTCCGTAATTTAGGAATTACCGACATTCATTTGGGCACTCCGGACAAAGTTAAAACTTTCAAAGAATACACTGATGTTAACAATATCAAACCAGAACAGGTATTGTATATGGGTGACGATATCCCGGATTATTATGTTATGCAATTAGTTGGATTACCAACCAGCCCACAAGATGCAAGCCCTGAAATCAAAGGAATTTCAACCTACATTTCTCATAAAAACGGTGGCAAAGGAGCTGTTCGCGATGTAATTGAGCAAGTAATGAAAGTACAAGGAAAATGGATGGAATCATTTGACGGAAAACTTGATTAA
- a CDS encoding mechanosensitive ion channel family protein — MEFLEYYLKQEISTIILLLIVVLSRRVVSKLVKRYATASQIIEKRTNLVIKYINILITILASITLILIWGVQPDDIFFTISSVATVIGVAMFAQWSILSNITSGIILFFSFPFKIGDFIYIHDKDFPEEGEIVDIGAFHVTLKSHSGEMVIYPNNLFFQKGISIIKRPTNNNNEFTD, encoded by the coding sequence ATGGAGTTTTTGGAATACTACCTTAAACAGGAAATCAGTACTATAATATTATTACTTATTGTTGTTTTGTCCAGGAGAGTAGTTTCAAAATTAGTAAAACGATATGCAACCGCCAGCCAGATTATCGAAAAGAGAACTAATTTGGTCATAAAATATATCAATATCCTGATTACTATTTTGGCTTCTATAACCTTAATATTAATTTGGGGAGTACAACCGGATGATATTTTCTTTACGATTTCGTCTGTTGCGACGGTAATTGGAGTAGCGATGTTTGCACAATGGTCAATCTTAAGTAACATTACCTCTGGCATCATTTTGTTTTTTTCTTTTCCATTTAAAATAGGGGACTTCATATATATTCACGACAAAGACTTTCCCGAAGAAGGTGAAATCGTTGATATTGGCGCATTTCACGTTACATTAAAATCCCATTCGGGAGAAATGGTCATCTATCCTAATAATTTGTTTTTCCAAAAAGGAATTTCAATTATAAAAAGACCAACAAACAATAATAATGAATTTACCGATTAA
- a CDS encoding Rossmann-like and DUF2520 domain-containing protein — MIKITIIGSGNVAQHLIDAFAKSDAVEIIQVFSRTQKHITDNLDPQKIITDWNALAEADLYIISVSDDAIASVSSQLPFKNQLVVHTSGSAPLSLLDDKNRKGVFYPLQTFTKGKSIDFKTIPLCLETQFESDYKLLEKVAYSISENVQSIDSHQRKALHVAAVFVNNFTNYLYQLGNEICQENHVSFDILKPLILETAEKLLTLSPKDAQTGPAKRNDLSTIKAHESFLSNENQSTIYKILTQSIQNHGKKL, encoded by the coding sequence ATGATTAAAATAACGATTATTGGTTCTGGAAATGTTGCACAACACCTGATTGACGCTTTCGCAAAAAGCGATGCGGTGGAAATCATCCAAGTTTTTTCAAGAACTCAAAAACACATCACCGACAATCTCGATCCCCAAAAAATCATCACTGATTGGAATGCATTGGCAGAAGCCGATTTGTATATCATATCCGTTTCCGATGACGCCATTGCTAGTGTTTCTTCTCAATTGCCTTTTAAGAATCAATTGGTTGTTCACACCTCCGGAAGCGCTCCCCTATCTTTACTTGATGACAAAAACCGAAAAGGTGTTTTTTATCCTTTGCAAACATTCACTAAAGGCAAATCAATAGATTTCAAAACGATTCCTCTATGCCTAGAGACGCAGTTTGAAAGTGACTATAAACTATTAGAAAAAGTGGCGTATTCCATTTCTGAAAATGTACAATCAATAGATTCGCATCAAAGAAAAGCACTTCATGTCGCGGCTGTTTTTGTTAACAATTTCACTAATTACCTGTATCAATTAGGAAACGAAATTTGTCAAGAAAACCATGTTTCCTTCGATATATTAAAACCTTTGATTCTTGAAACTGCCGAAAAATTATTGACACTTTCACCAAAAGATGCGCAAACCGGTCCAGCCAAGCGCAATGATCTTTCCACGATCAAGGCACATGAATCATTTTTATCCAATGAAAATCAATCTACGATTTATAAAATATTAACCCAATCTATACAAAATCATGGCAAAAAGCTATAA
- a CDS encoding Maf family nucleotide pyrophosphatase: protein MLKEKLKKYKLILASGSPRRQQFFKDLDLDFEIRLKEIEELFPPELKAEEITNYLAQLKADAFEGELQENEILITSDTIVWHKNCALGKPKDHQDAFEILKSLSNSTHEVITSVCFKTTLTSNLICETTKVTFNTLSDQAILYYLEKYKPYDKAGAYGIQEWIGFIGVSKIEGSYANVMGMPTDKVYNYFKNL from the coding sequence ATGCTTAAGGAAAAACTAAAAAAATACAAGCTGATATTAGCATCGGGTTCCCCTAGAAGACAACAATTCTTCAAAGATTTGGACTTGGATTTTGAAATTCGCTTAAAAGAAATTGAAGAACTTTTTCCACCAGAATTAAAGGCTGAGGAAATCACTAATTACCTCGCACAATTAAAAGCAGATGCCTTTGAGGGAGAATTACAAGAAAATGAAATTTTAATCACTAGCGACACTATAGTTTGGCACAAAAATTGTGCTTTAGGTAAACCTAAGGATCATCAAGATGCATTTGAAATTTTAAAATCATTGTCAAATTCCACGCATGAAGTCATCACTTCAGTATGTTTTAAGACAACTTTAACATCAAATTTAATCTGTGAAACAACAAAAGTGACGTTTAATACGTTAAGTGATCAAGCAATTCTTTATTATTTGGAAAAATACAAACCTTATGATAAAGCTGGAGCTTACGGAATCCAGGAATGGATTGGCTTTATAGGAGTATCAAAAATTGAGGGGTCCTACGCCAATGTCATGGGAATGCCGACAGACAAAGTGTATAACTATTTTAAAAATTTATAA